CAGCAAGGGCCAGTTCCGCTGTGGGCAAGTCCCAGGGCCCCAGGGTACCTGCTGGGACCTGCTGTGGAGGCTGGAGAACAGCAGGCTCCCAGCCCAGCATGCACAGCGCTGCTGCTTGCTTGGTGGACGTGGTGCCAGGTGCTGCGAGCCAGACCCTGGACTACCTGCACGCATCCATCTCTGTCTAGACATCTCCATCTCACAATTAAACTGCAAATGGTGCCACTTTTGGCCCCCTAGGACAGGCATGCCTAGGACACTGTCTGGTATCACCACACAGCCCTGCTTTGTTCTCCCCAGAAGCCCCGTGCTACTGCAGGAGCAGGATCTGCTCCTGCATCCCCCTAAACCTGCCCGATTCCACCTTTGACTGTCAACAATCCCCATAGTCCTTCTATGCAGACAGCACTATTTTTGGTTATACCCAACACGAGCCCCCCCCTCGCCCCTGTGGAAACCAACCAGGACGACCATCAGGGAAACAGCGATGGGTGCTGGGAACCCTGGGGCAAGgcgtgctgcagcagcagagagcccTGGGGTCTTGCAGCAATGTCTTGCAGCCCATGGGGGTCAGTGGCCACGATGAGGGGGAGCCGCGCACGGAAACACACTTACACTGTGGAGCTCTTGTCCTGCGATGAAAAACCCTACAAAGGGTGGCCGATGTTGGGGCCCCGTTGGCCAGAGAGCCCCCCAGCCCTCTGTGCTGGGTGCACAGGGAGGGGGGCAGCTGCCCCAGTCCTGTGGAGAGTAGGAGTGACAGGACAGAGGGGAACCGACAGCTGAGCGCTGGCGGAGGCTGACGCTGAGAAATTGGAGCCCATGCATGAGCCAGGAGGGGAGCGGGGTGGAGAGGAGCCACTGGCTATTTGCGTTAGTGGGTTGCTGGGCGTCACAGAGGCCCACCCACCCCCTGGCatggggcagcagcagagccggGGCACACCAAGTGCTCCAGCCTTGACGTCTCATTTGCTCTCAAAATTGAACTCTCATGGCTGCCCCATCCTCTGTAGCAGCAGATCCTGCTGATCTGCTCTCTGCTAAGAGAGCTGGCCACGGAGGAGAGAGCTGGGGACCCCACTGCTATCATGCTGCCCTGCAGTGGGTGTCAGGTCCCTGGAGTTGGACAGGCACCCCAGTGTCAGAGTCTCTGGAGCTGTGTACctgccaggctgcaggtggCAGTAGGGCAGGACTTTGCACCAAGGCTGGGGTTGGAGCCCATCCCTTCCTGGCAGCTCTTATCTCTCCACTTGCGCCTGCTTCTTGAAGATGCTGCAAGAGGCTCCAGCTGCTGTGTGCAATGCCATGCTGAAGGGGGTGCCAGCCTGAGTCCTGTACCCACAGGACAGGAGGACACAGTGATACCTGTACCTATCAGCTTGAGGGCTGCTCCCATCATCGGGAGAAATATGTTGCTTCCTGGCAGGGGATACAGCTGGGGACGCCCCACACCCCCATTCTTGCCATTGCACAGCTGCATGGAGCCAGCAGATGGGAAAAGAGGCTATGAATATCTGACAGCAGGACCAGCCCCAGGTCAAGGTGCCAGCACTCCTCTACCAGTCTCGGCTCCCAGCCCTGGCAAGCCATGAGCTCACAGCGTCTGTACATGCCAAGCATGGGGCCAGGATCCGGGCAGGAACACATCTTCCTGGTGATGCCCCTTCTGCTTCCTGTCATTGCACCCCCAAGAGGCAGCACAGATAGCCCCTAGCACTGGTACTGGCAGAGAATGGGAAAGCAGCATTAGTGATggacaagttttctttttatatttaaaaacaaccccccaaataaaataaaaccaaaaataccccCCAAATAATaatcagattaaataaaatgtgcagTGAACATACCAATCAACACCTGTATGTGCGGTTCAACACAGTGCTTAACAAAACAATATACACAGGGTAAGGTAGGCGGGCATGGGcatcactcaaaaaaaaaaaaatcaatttcttgtCTCTTAATTATGTCCATATAAATATATCCAGGAAGGAGGGCAAGATGAAGGgagggcagaaaggaaaagagaaggcagagggaagTGCCCGCAGTCCAGTGTGCTCTGTGCCCATGTGTGAGCCCTACTGTGAGCTGGCACGCTCCAGCACCCGCAAGTCATAGTTCTTTTTGGCCACACGCAGCTTGAAGCGGCTGAGGGAGTTGTTGAGGCGGAGGGAGGCATTCTGGGCAGCCAGCGGGCTGGGGAACACGGCCACGATGGTGTATAAGGCAGCAAGGTCACTGTGCCTGCCGTTCTCTGGAGTCCCGTTGTTGTCCCCGCCACTCCCATCTCCGTGGCGCCCCTGAGTCTCTTTGAGCCACTGGATTTTGGCACCAGCCATGGCAAGCTGGGTGAAGAGCTTGTCAGCCTCTGTCCGTGTGATGCCCTCGGGCAGGTCTGTCACCTCCAGCACTCGGCCCAGCACTGCAGTGGAAAGACAGTATGTGTGAGTGGCAGCAGGTTCTTGGGTGGCAACAGCACAGTGAGAGCTGATGCGTGGGCTCCCCACCAGcgctggggctggagcagtCACCTCTGCTTTGCCTGTGAAAGCAGCACTTTGCTAAGCTGCTCCACACGttaggaatgtatttttttaagtcagtcaCTTCTTCCCCCTCAAACTGCCCATATAATTCTGCTCCATCCTGACTGTGCCCCATCCTGATCCTTTCTGCCCACACCCTGGTCCCCTCATGGCCTGCTTCAAGAGGAGACTATTTCCCATTTTCCCAGGGCTCCAGCAACACCAAGTCCTTCTTGCTTCTTTTGGCTGGGCTGGGCTTTTCAGTTAGGGCTTTCCCAGGAGCTCTGCCATCTTCCTACCCTGATCTTTGGGTACCAGGACTGGGAGCTAacccagctctcctgccctcTGTCCCTGGAAGGGAGAAAGGCTGCACCCACAGAGGACATCGACATGAGTGGATCCCGAACGTGACGCTACCCTGCGTGCTTCACTCTCGTGTGCCCAAGCCAGTGTCACGCCAACCTCTTTGCCTCTGCTCTGTGATACCCAAACACGtctgctgcctcctggctccagccctggctTTTGGGCTTagcagagagctggctgaatgGATTCTTTGCTAATATTAACACAGCATGTAATGAACATACCAGCCgcagggaggggggcagctCTCCGGCAAGCAGCTCTTAAAGAGCCCCCTGCCACCAGCTGCTGGTGGTGATGGTGACACGGGGGACAAATCTGAAGCCTCTCAAGAGCCAGTGAAGGCTGCCTCCTGTCCAGGCTGTCTAGCTCAGGCCCACTTAGCAAGTGGAGACCCCCCCCAGGGCGAGGAACAGGGATTCCCTTCCCCTTTGGAGAGAAACAATCCACTGGGGATTTCAGCCCTCGCAGCCACCCCTGGAAGATCCCAAAGCCCTTCACAAAGACTCTGGGACTCAggagctctgcagctcctggccccACTGGGAAATGGAAACATGAGAGGGGAGGGTCACTTGGGAAGGCAATGGTGGGAACAAGATCTCAGGGGTCTGGACACTCACTTTCTCCTGATAGAGAGGAATAAAATCCCAGGAGTTCTGCCAGCTCTACCTGCTCCATCATTTCCACCCTCACAGAGGCAGGAATAGGGCCCAGGTGTCCTGGTGCTCATCGCTGACTTTCCAACCATTTCTCCCCACTCTTTCTCAAAAGCTTTGCTCAGTGCAGGCAGTGTTTACTGGGTTCCTGAGGAACCCCTGTCCTCCCACCTCCCGATGGGCACAGCTGACTGGGACCGGCTCTGCTGCACCCCCCCCAAGCCAGGCCTGATGCGCGTTGGGGGGGGCAGTGGCAGGCAGGAACTGCTCTCCACAACCACCCCCAGCAACAGGTTCTGTGGGAAGCTGGTGTGGGCAGCAGCGGCATCTGGAGTCTCTGCCAATGCCAGCTACACCCATGCAGTGGGGACTAGTTCGAGGGCAAAGAGGGAACTGCTTGAGGAGTATCACTTGCCTACATCACTCGTCCCAAGGTCAGTGGATGCTGACTTGAGGGCCTGTCTCTTGCTCCGGTTTCCATGTTTCATTCCAGTCTGCCccttaaataaaaatggtagTGTGTTACGTGAGGAGACACTGTGGCCTCACAGCACAGCTCCTCACACAGGAGCatcctttgtgtgtgtgtgtggggaacATGACACGGGACACGCACACGGATGGACCAAACTTGACCAGGCCATGGCCGTGAAGGGGAACGAGGACACCTGGATAAACCTTGCACCCCTGGCACTGTTAACACCACACTTGTGTAAGTCAGAGGACATCAACACACAGCCATGGTTCCAGGACACTAAAGGACTTGGGGCTGACGTGGCTTCTGGGcaaagctgggagaaggatgAAATTTTAGCCCAGTGCCAGGCTCTAGGGAAATCCATTTGCAATGGCAGCTCTGCTGGATGGACGGTAAGACCGTGGGGTAGGTAGCCTGCTATCTAATCGAGGGGTGTACAAGCACAAGGCAGGGTGTGAGACTCGCTGCTTAACTACTCCCAGGACAGCGAAAGGGTGGGTGGAGGTTTGGCCCAATTTTACCTGGTGTGTGTTGTAGTTGGGCTGGTTGTGGAGCAGTGGTGGGGGACAGATAGACAGGTTATACTGCAGCGGCTGGCCCAGCAATGAATAGCGCCCATCACCTgccaaaaagaagcaaatgtttGGGGGGGCTGAAGAAATCACAGGAAAGACCCAGCCCTGTGCTGTCCCCACTCCTCTGCCTTACCTTGTGCTGGGCCCATGGGCCGGGGGAACTGTGCAAGGACAGGAAGGGGGCTCAGCCCCGTGCAGACGCTGTTGAGGTTGGTGACAGGAGACGGTGTTGGGGATTGGGTGGGGGATGTGATGGGGCTGTTCAGCTGGGTGCTGGCCTGGGGGAGGGAGAGCGTTAGACAGCCCCAATGCTTGTGACCGGTCCCACAcctgcctcaccacccccatctcccagcccatccagaCAGCACGGATGCTGGGGTCCTCTCTCTCCCACCAGGCTGCTTCCAAAAGATGAGCTGCCTTCTTCCCAGTCCTCTCAATACCTGAGCACTGGTGTCTGGGTTGTACAGGTCTCCTGGCTTCTGCCCCCGCTGGTCCAGGCTGTAGTACTTACAGTGGCTCCACTGCACCACAGGGGGATTCTGGGGGGCCTGGGGGCCATTGGGTACATTCAGCTGCATCACAACCACGCCAGGGCCCGACGGAGACACCCCTGGGGAGAGACGACAGCAGCAGTATTGCCCAGGCTctgcacactgctgctgctgcttgctgtgggACAAGAGGCAGCCTGCCTGTCTGTGCAACTTTGCACTCTTCCCTACAACACCCCTTCCCCACTCTTTCCTCTGCtactcctgcctgcccaggtGGACTGAAAAAAAGGCACTACCAAGACCCGGTCGGGATCCCTCTCTGATATCACAGGTTGCTTTTAATTCAGGATAAATGTGAGCAAAGGGGACAAGTTGAAGGCAACTCGGGTGACCTCTCTGAGCATCACAGCAAAACTTCAGGCAAAGGATCTAATCCCCGAGCTGGGCGCAGAGCCCAAGTGTCCTGGTTCCAGCTCTTGCACCAATTCATCAGGCCCCAGCCCATGTCCCTGCAGCTAGGACAGGATACAGCAATCCTGATGCTCCCCTCATCCAGTGTGTTCCCTAGTCCCATGAGCTGCCCTGGTGACACTCAGCCACGTTGCCAGCAGAGGGAGTCCGCATCCCGCAGCAgctccctccacctgctcctACCCTGCCTGCCCACCATGGCAAGGAGATGCCAGGCACAGGCCAGCATCAGCCTGGAGCAAAGTTGCTGTGCCACGACCTGGTAATTCCCAATCGGCCGCGGGATGGGTAAGACTAAGGAAACCCATTCCACAGAAGCTGCTAGACTTGGCTGTGAATTGGCAGCTCTGTTCACTGCAGCCCCTACAAAACCTGATCCAATCTGTGCAGGATCAGTGCCAACCCTGACCAGTGGCCCCTCTTACCTGAATACTGCTGCTGCATCTGTGGTGGGCTGCAGGGTGACGGGGACTGTGGCATCTGATACTGCTCAGAGCCAGGTGGCTGAAGGAACCCCACCGAAGGGCTGTGAAGCAGAGAGTGCTCTGGTgaggtgctggggatggggagaaacAGCCTGCCCATCTGTGCAGGCAAccaccagctctctcagctgcCTCTGGAGGAGCACAGAAGCACCACATGCTGTAGGACAGCTATGTCCAGGAAACACTGACTATGGGAGCTAGGACTGGGCAAGCTCAAGAGTTGCCCAGAATCTATGGTGCCAAGCCACCTCCCCTAGCTGCAGGAGTAGGATGCTATGTCCGTTCAGTGGGCAGCAGGACCCCTTGCTTCCCAAAGCAGGCCCGAGGTACAGAAGCTTTACCTGGTGCCATTCTGCTGGGCAGTTGGGATGACGCTGTAATAGATGGGTACCCCTCCAGCCTGAAGCCCCCCTTGAACAGACTGGCTGGCTGGCACAAGCACTGGCTGCTGGAAGGGCTGCTGGACCACACTCTGGGAGTCATTGGCCACGGGAACCTGcgcaggaaggaaagaagcagccCTGTGGAATGACAGGTaacagagcaggagcagggagaacTGGCCCCAAAGCAACACCAGTGAGATCCACGCAAGGGAGAAAAGATTCCAGATGGTTGTCTACTGCAGCCCAGAGCAATCTTGCCCAGGCAAAGACAGCCCAATCCAGCTCTTCTGTGAACATAATGATGAAGAGACCAGCCGCACTcagtcctcctcctcacagctgaggccccctccccagcagccccttATGGGAGAACAACTGGTGCCTACCTGGTACGAAGGCAGTGGAGTGTACTGGACCACCAGGCCTTGCATCTGGCTCCCCATACCACTCCTCTGGCTGCTGAGAAGGCCAgggggctgtgcctgctgcacTCCCATCATACTCTGCATCTGGCCTCCCATGCTGTTCCTCTGGCTGTTGAGGAGCCCGgggggctgtgcctgctgcacTCCCATTACACCTTGGTATGTTTGCTGCTGGTTGGACATCATTGGCTGTAAACCTGTCAGAACAGGCTTTAAATGGAGCGGCTTCCCAGCTGGCCACAGAAGACAGCCTGAGCCTTGGCATATGAGGGCTCAAATCCTGCTTTGCCCCCATCTCTTGctaaagagcaggaaaagggtTTCCCTTACAGCAGATGTAAAAAGACCTGAAGGAAGCTCCTGGCTTTAAATCCACCTTACAGCACCTCAGCGCATGCTACATGttgagaaggagggaaaagactAAAACAGCCTTTGCAGCCAGGTCAAGTTTCAACTTTCCTTTGCACAGTCAAGAGGCACTTTACAGTCAGCAAGTCCAGCAGAGAGTGGGAGACAGGGAAGAGCAGCCTGGCCCCAGACAGTGCATGAGAGATCCTTAAGAGCCAACAAGAGTGGCAGGAAAGGGAAGcatgccccctccctccccccttctACGCCTCCTTACCAGGCTGCTGGGActgctgggagagctgctgagTGCGCTGGGAGCTGTAGGCCACTGGGTGACTGAGAGATCGGTATTGCTGGCTGGAGTTCGGGTACTGCCCAGGAGGGTAGTAAGAAACCTGAATCTATCAGAATCAAGAAAACATGATAATGAGAACACAAGAGGGAGTGGGACCAAGAAAGCTGGTCCCCCGGGACCAGTTTTCTCTCTCACCTGGCCTGGCTTCTGCCGAAGGAAACCAACCAGGGCTTTGGCTCTGGCCAGATGATAGCTCCTCAGGGACTGCAGCCCCTTCCCGCTCCTCCCAGCCTCCACATCCAAGCCTTTCCCAGCACAGTAGTGCAAGAGCACAGTAGGCAAAATTCTCATCACAGCTCAGGGGAACAATCCTAGAGGTCATAATGCCCTGCAGGACCCCAGAGAGAGCTTAGAGGTGTCAGCCCTGAATCTGGTCACTGTCCCTCCCCCAACACTATGAGCCAGGAACGGTCAGAAGGGTCCCCAGATAAGTGTCCTGTGAGCTCAGAGGGACATGGGACAGAGATCACCCTGTGCCCAGCAAGGCTGTGTGCCAACCCAGAGCCTGGACCCCTGCGTGTTGATCCCTTACGAGAgggcagcagaaaacagaaagcagcaaagttCCCACTCTCAAGGAACTGTTCTCTGGACTGCTCCCCAGCAACCCCTTGCCTGACAGCTTTGGGCTGGTGCACATCCCCTCCAGGCTTGCACATGTCCTTACTTGCTGGGGAGGTTGAATGtagccctggggctgcagcacctgcTGTGTGGGGGCCGTGTGCCCTGAGGCAGAGTAGTTGGAGGTGGGAATGGGCTGCCCAGGGGTTGCCATGATGAATCCCGTCTGCTGAGGATGCTGGGAGATGAGGGATGACTGGAACATAGCTGAGGAAGGATCCGGTGCTTCTGTAGAGCCCTGTCGGCTGAGGCTGATCTGCCCAAAGGGGTTGCTGAGTTCGTCAGCCTGCATTGGGGATAAGCGGGAAGGATGGAGAAGGACAACATGTAGGACAACAGCATGTAGGACGTAGCTCTGCTGAGTAGATTGCAGACCCCTTCTCCCTATTCTGTGTGGAGGAGCTCACCCAAGACAGGTCGCCAGAAAGGAGCCACAGATCAAGAGCATTCTGCAGGACAAGGCATAGGGACATGcgagctgctggggggggcccGAATGCTCAGCAAACACTGGTGACATGAGGGGCCCCACACAGGCAGGTGGGGCCCCAGGCCAGAGGCCATGTCCCATGGGGTGCACTGTTCCCAAAAGACCCAGCAGAGACAACCCAGTGGCTGACTGAGACCACAGGGCAGCCATAGCCCCTGGACCCCTGTGCTGGGCACAAGTGTCACTTCCTGGTGGAGGTCTGGGCTTGGCACTTGCTCTTCCCCAGGCTCTTTCCACTCCAGTGGTGCCTGGCCCTGGTGGGTCCCATGGCCTCAGGCATCCCACTGCCTTGACCCCACTACAGCAGAGCCTTACATGGATCCCAAACCCACTGGATGCAGCGTCCGTGACATACCTGATTAGCAAAAGCTCATACAACACAAACACAGCGCATGAGTACAACAGAGAcagtgcagaagagaaaatgggGTTTATACCAAGTTGTACTGCTGGGGTGGAGAGACTGGCAAGAGGACTTGGGGGCAGGAGCTTGGAGAATACTGAACAGGCTGCAGCGCTGGGACCGGCTAAGACCAGCAGagaacagagcagaggagagagatttGGGTAGGAAAAGggcagtggggagggaaggaaggataggaggaaggagagaaagaaggaacaaTAAGGTTAGTCAACTGAGCCAATTGCAAACACACAGAGGGGGCATTGCAGAGGGTTGGAAAGCACAGAGACCAGAACGGGGGAGCATTCATCTCTCTATGAAGACACACAGCCCGGTCAGTTGCTTTGTGGAAGCTGGGAAGGCTGACCATGTCCGCAAAGCAGCTCTTGGCTGGCATGAGCAGTGACAGAAGTTCACAAAGGCCAGCTACggctaacagcagcagcagagccactTCCCTCCCGCACAACATTTGTGTGTCTCCCACTTCACTGCCCACTCGTGTGTGGCACTGACTCCCAGCTCTCTCTGCAGTGCTTTTTGGCATTTCCTGCTGTAAAAGTCTTTTCTTTACTCTGGCTTTCTGTAGGGGCCCCTCTCACTTTCGCATTGGGAGGACCTGCTGATGCCTGTTTACGACAACATCTAACTCAAGCACCATATACTGTGCTTTGGGCACCAAACCTGTAACAGTCAGTACTGGATTGTTTTTTTGATCATATGATTTGAACTTTAGTGAAATAGAAGGTGTGTGCGCATGGGGGACAATGCATTTTCAGACCTTTCACTACTAATCAAACACATGAAAAAGCGTTTTTCCAGGACCTAAACAATTAGAACAGCCAAACAGTAgaagatagaaaataaaactccagCAAGACACAGTGATCCTGCACAAGCTCCGGAAGCCTGCTGTCTGTTCAAACCTCCCACCCAGGGCACTGTGCTCTGTCCCATGCCATGCTACAGCTCCAGACACTCCAGTTCGCTTTAGCACTGGACCCTGGCTACCTCAGGGACACACCTCATCTGTAGAAGTGAGATGTTTCCCTTGAGTGTCAGTATCCTCTGTGAACAGATCCACAACCCTGGAGCCAATCCAGGGCCCAAGAACTACAAGCTTCCCTCATCCTCATACAAACAGCAACATACAGCATGTCTGTTCATGTTATCTGCAGTAAAAGCTGTTTGAGGAGGCTTGTTTCCTCCTCCCATCCCAGCCCATTGAAAACACTTAGAATCATACAACAGCCCAGGCTGCAAGGGACCTCGGaagatcatctggttcaacCTTTAACGGGAAAGGGAGCCTAGGCAACATTATCTAGCACCCTCCCTGTCCAgttgcatcttgaaaacctccagtgtaACTTGCAGTTCTTTGCTGTAGGAGACATTGTAAGTATGAGACGATGCACCGGAACGGATCCCTATAAAACTCACAGGCAGGCTGAGGTCCAGCACTGACACACTGCTCTGAATCAGGCAGGATAGGAAGGTATTGAGGATACTTCCCCCCCGCCactgcccagctctgcacccGCTGAACACGAGGCAGCTTTGGTCTCCAAATGTGCCCACCAGGGTTGTCTCCCActccttccccatcctgcaGTGACACAGGGGCAGATACTGTGCTGTGGTTTCTTACAACCTCAGGAGCAGAAAAAGTATGTAGGAATGACAGCCATGAGGGCTTTCCAGAGGGCTCCATCCTCAGAAATAGCCCTACAGGCTGTGGAACACCGTTTGGGTTTAACTCGGGGAGGGTCTGGAGAATATACCCAGGCACAGTTCCAGGTCTACCTCTCCCCAGGACATCAGATGACCAGCCATGAGATTTCAGCATTGGGGAGCTGAAACCCAACTACCGTTTGTGacagtccctcaccagcagGGCAACTGGTTCCAGAACACAAGTCTACCACTCAGCAAAGGGCTATAGATCCCTTGCCAGAAGGGCTGCTGGCCTGAGCATACACAGAAGTGGCCGGCAAGTTGAGATGTCGCACAACATCATATTCAGGCACACCAAGGCCCCCAACCTTATCCTGCTCTCTGCTGACAGCACAGAGAGACTGTCGCTCCCCAACAGGTAGCAAGTGTGCGGACACCCAAAACCCACTGGGCACCTGTGAGTCCAGAGCAGCCTGGGTGTATGCCAGCTCTGCTTCCACCTCCCTCCTGGGTGCCCAAGGAGCTTACTAAGCCCTAGATAGTGCACAGGAACTCACCTGGGACATCATGTGGTTACTCatggctggctgctgctgggctgcagctggaagTCCTTGGGGCTGTGGTGGTGGCTGTTGGGGTGGCTGCGGCTGAGGCTGCTGGGCTGTGCAGGGTAGGAGGCCACGGCTGGGCTGTGAAGAAGGGGATTGGCTGCATGCTTCAGGGGCACCTAGTACCAAACCTTGAACAGAGAAAGGCATGGCAGGGTTGGTACctgggagagaaaaacattGATTCCTTGATGGGGAGGGTGGTGGGTAGATTCTGTCATTACCAGATCACATTCTCTGCTGTCCACATGGGAGCGTCCACGGGGGACAAGGTGAGGAGGCTGCAGGCTAAGTCACTAGTTTGCCTCTGCTTCACAGCAAACCAAGGTGCTGACACCCTCAGGACTCCAAGTGATTGtacctctctcctctcctctgtccaCACACTGACCCTCCAACAGCTGGTCACAGCATCTTCTCCTCCCCCTGACCCATACATGCCCTGCCCCACACAGGGAAGACCAGGATGCAATTCTTGTTCCAGACTATGGCCATGAGTTGTACAGCTGTTACTCCCAAGAGCATGCTCTCTTCCCTGACCCCAACCTAGCACCCTCACTCCAAGTGACAGCCTACACACCGGTCCCCACCCACAGCTCTCAGGTAGTTGCTGTTTGTGTAAACCTTCAACACTATTCAGAACTGCAGGAAATTAAAAGGCCAATGCCAGGCTCAGATGATGAATCTAGCTGGCCTCTGCCCACAGGGCAGCACGTGCTTGGTGCAGGTGCTGGCAGGATTGGCACAGCGTAGTAAAAACATGTCCGTGTTGCAAATATTCTTTGGAGGGATGTGCCCTCTGTCTTGTCTGGAAATCACCATTCTATAAATGCCATGGGTGTTCTGCTGGGAAGACAAATCTGTCTGTTAACAGCAGAACCTTCCCGGTGGAGGCCTCTCCACCCCAGCATGAGGCAGAGATTACAAAAAGAAGGAGCTGCCAGACACACTCCTGTCAGCTCAGTATCATAAACCAGCCTGTGGAAAGAAGCTGGAGACCTGTTCCCAGTCACAGCTCAGTTCTGCAGCTACAGCCCCTGCTCGGACACTAATACGTCATCGTGATCTGTTTGAGTGCTTGCCCAGAGGGGAGTGAGGGAATCCTATTTCATGGCCACATAGACCTAGCACACACACATCTTTTGAGTAAAAGGCTAGGGGGTGGCAGGCTGAAAGCAAATCCTTCCCATGGTAGGAAAAATCGTTAGGAAGCAGTGCAATACGTGCTGCAGGGCACCCAGCTGGGAAGTACTCTCCTCAGTATTTCAGCCCTACTTCCAGAAATAAAAGGGCTGTGAAACTATTGCTTGATGCCCAGTAGCTGCTATTTAACTAATTCTGCCTCTGTTCTACCGCATTTCAACAGCTAATCTTTAGGCATTCTGCTAAGGAACCACATGGTGCAAAGAAGGAAATACTTTGCTGACAGTTGCCCAGGGCCTGAATACTGAGATGGGAGAAGAGCCGCAGAGTCCTAAGCGCTTCTTCCCCCACATAATAAACAAGAGGATATGGAGGGTGGTAGTTCCCCCCAGCCAAGTGAaaattcctttgcttttttaattccccccctccccaagacATTTCTAATCACTTGCCATTATATCAAGCTGGAGAGCAATTGGCTTCTGCTCCCAGGGGAGACCTGGAGGGAAAgtacagaaagagcaaaaaagcagATCCTctcttgctctgcttttgcaCACAGCTGGGACAGATCTTCAAATAACTGCTCCCATCAGCTGATGAATCAGTCCTGGAGGTGGTTGCAATAATCAGAATAAGCGCAGCCCTGAGCACAATGGAAACGGGGTCCCAAGAGATGAGGTA
Above is a window of Balearica regulorum gibbericeps isolate bBalReg1 chromosome 29, bBalReg1.pri, whole genome shotgun sequence DNA encoding:
- the R3HDM2 gene encoding R3H domain-containing protein 2 isoform X3 — encoded protein: MLFVLMDFMDGCNISAPAAGGGGMVSSLLLENIALGRRHGGGNKFKANIICGVPYSVQWNTKRELMTRCPLLRCRALKMSNSNTTQESLEIMKESEKKVVEESVNKTKYVSRSPSKEEVEKDAGEEVSVRQEAQRRTSSHGHARKRAKSNSKLKLVRSLAVCEESSSPFMDGLLESQDIIQLHVSCPSDKEEEKSMKDGAEKEEKDKNKEKAPRKMLSRDSSQEYTDSTGIDLHEFLVNTLKKNPRDRMMLLKLEQEILEFISDNNNQFKKFPQMTSYHRMLLHRVAAYFGMDHNVDQTGKAVIINKTSNTRIPEQRFSEHIKDEKNAEFPQRFILKRDDTSMDRDDNQIRLPLQDGRRSKSIEEREEEYQRVRERIFARETGQNGYLTDSRGNRDSLNRASGSHQSSTESEIKSLEPRPWSSTDSDGSIRNLRPPVTKASSFSGISILTRGDSIGSSKGSAASRTSRAGTNPAMPFSVQGLVLGAPEACSQSPSSQPSRGLLPCTAQQPQPQPPQQPPPQPQGLPAAAQQQPAMSNHMMSQPVPALQPVQYSPSSCPQVLLPVSPPQQYNLADELSNPFGQISLSRQGSTEAPDPSSAMFQSSLISQHPQQTGFIMATPGQPIPTSNYSASGHTAPTQQVLQPQGYIQPPQQIQVSYYPPGQYPNSSQQYRSLSHPVAYSSQRTQQLSQQSQQPGLQPMMSNQQQTYQGVMGVQQAQPPGLLNSQRNSMGGQMQSMMGVQQAQPPGLLSSQRSGMGSQMQGLVVQYTPLPSYQVPVANDSQSVVQQPFQQPVLVPASQSVQGGLQAGGVPIYYSVIPTAQQNGTSPSVGFLQPPGSEQYQMPQSPSPCSPPQMQQQYSGVSPSGPGVVVMQLNVPNGPQAPQNPPVVQWSHCKYYSLDQRGQKPGDLYNPDTSAQASTQLNSPITSPTQSPTPSPVTNLNSVCTGLSPLPVLAQFPRPMGPAQGDGRYSLLGQPLQYNLSICPPPLLHNQPNYNTHQGQTGMKHGNRSKRQALKSASTDLGTSDVVLGRVLEVTDLPEGITRTEADKLFTQLAMAGAKIQWLKETQGRHGDGSGGDNNGTPENGRHSDLAALYTIVAVFPSPLAAQNASLRLNNSLSRFKLRVAKKNYDLRVLERASSQ
- the R3HDM2 gene encoding R3H domain-containing protein 2 isoform X7, which codes for MLFVLMDFMDGCNISAPAAGGGGMVSSLLLENIALGRRHGGGNKFKANIICGVPYSVQWNTKRELMTRCPLLRCRALKMSNSNTTQESLEIMKESEKKVVEESVNKTKYVSRSPSKEEVEKDAGEEVSVRQEAQRRTSSHGHARKRAKSNSKLKLVRSLAVCEESSSPFMDGLLESQDIIQLHVSCPSDKEEEKSMKDGAEKEEKDKNKEKAPRKMLSRDSSQEYTDSTGIDLHEFLVNTLKKNPRDRMMLLKLEQEILEFISDNNNQFKKFPQMTSYHRMLLHRVAAYFGMDHNVDQTGKAVIINKTSNTRIPEQRFSEHIKDEKNAEFPQRFILKRDDTSMDRDDNQIRLPLQDGRRSKSIEEREEEYQRVRERIFARETGQNGYLTDSRISKEGFSSSSHKRRQIFRGNRDSLNRASGSHQSSTESEIKSLEPRPWSSTDSDGSIRNLRPPVTKASSFSGISILTRGDSIGSSKGSAASRTSRAGLVLGAPEACSQSPSSQPSRGLLPCTAQQPQPQPPQQPPPQPQGLPAAAQQQPAMSNHMMSQADELSNPFGQISLSRQGSTEAPDPSSAMFQSSLISQHPQQTGFIMATPGQPIPTSNYSASGHTAPTQQVLQPQGYIQPPQQIQVSYYPPGQYPNSSQQYRSLSHPVAYSSQRTQQLSQQSQQPGLQPMMSNQQQTYQGVMGVQQAQPPGLLNSQRNSMGGQMQSMMGVQQAQPPGLLSSQRSGMGSQMQGLVVQYTPLPSYQVPVANDSQSVVQQPFQQPVLVPASQSVQGGLQAGGVPIYYSVIPTAQQNGTSPSVGFLQPPGSEQYQMPQSPSPCSPPQMQQQYSGVSPSGPGVVVMQLNVPNGPQAPQNPPVVQWSHCKYYSLDQRGQKPGDLYNPDTSAQASTQLNSPITSPTQSPTPSPVTNLNSVCTGLSPLPVLAQFPRPMGPAQGDGRYSLLGQPLQYNLSICPPPLLHNQPNYNTHQGQTGMKHGNRSKRQALKSASTDLGTSDVVLGRVLEVTDLPEGITRTEADKLFTQLAMAGAKIQWLKETQGRHGDGSGGDNNGTPENGRHSDLAALYTIVAVFPSPLAAQNASLRLNNSLSRFKLRVAKKNYDLRVLERASSQ